Part of the bacterium genome is shown below.
CGCTGACCGATGCGCAGAATGCCAACGTGCGCATAGACGGCATCTACGTCTCGCAGTCGAGTAATACTATCGAGAACTTCCTCGACGGCGTGACGCTCAATCTGCTGGCCGCCGATGTCGGCAACGAGGTGACCGTAGCCGTGGACGACGACAAAGAAGCGATGAAGAACAAGATCCGCGGCTTTGTGGACGCCTACAATTCGGTCATGCAGGACATCTCGACATATTCCGCGTACGACGAGGAAAACGAGGCCGCGGCACCGCTCCTGGGCGACGGATTTCTGGCATCCATTCGAAGCGAACTGTCTGCTGTCGTCGCGCAGCAGGCCGCCGTTCTGCCCACGGATCAGGAGCTGACGCATCTCGCCGATGTCGGGATTCTTTCTTCCAGCCGCGGACTGTTGACAATTGACGAAGCTGATCTAAGCGCGGCCCTCGATGATCGTTTCGACGAGGTCGTGAACCTTTTCACGCAGTCATTTGAAGCAGGTGACAACAAGATCGGACTTGTCTCGAGCAATGAAGTCACGCGGGGCGGAAACTACTCGCTCGTCGTCAACTATGGCGCGAACGGCGTCCCGACCTCCGCAACGATAAACGGACAGGCCGCGACCATTGATGGCTTCCTGATTCGCGGCGCCGCCGACACGGCCGTAGAAGGATTAACTCTGAGTTTCACACCGCCGGGAACGGGCATCGCCGGCAGTGTCAATACATCGTTCCGCCTGGGCAAGGGCATCACCGAGCTTGTGGCCACCGCCGCGAGCGCCATCACCGACGAAGACACGGGCACAGTTCACTACGCGCAGCAGAATCTGGAAACGCAAAACGAGAATCTCGATCGCCAAATCGTTTCTTGGGAACGCCGTCTCAAGACGACCGAAGATCAACTGCGCCGTCAGTATTCTAATCTCGAAACGCTGCTCTCAAGAATGAGAAACCAAAGCAATTACCTTGCGGGAGTTCTGGGATAACATGAAAGTCGCTCCGAATTTTTCTACCTATCGCGTCATGGATGCGGCGTGCAGCACCCCGCAGTTAGTCCTCATGCTTTGCGATGGCGCCATTCGTTACACACGTGAAGCCGCCGACCATATGCATCACAACCGCTGGACCGAAAAGGGCCAGGCCATTGAGTCGGCGATCGAGTGCATCGGTGAGTTGCGCAAGACGCTTAACCTGAGCGAAAGTTCAGAAATCGTGCGCCAGCTCGATAACACCTACAGCTTCCTGTCCACCAAACTGACTATCGGAAACGCCAAGCGCGACATCTCCCAGTTGCATCAGGTCGCCGATGCCCTGGCCCAGATTCGCACCGGCTGGGCCGAGCTGTTCGAGCGCCTCAAGGCACAAGGCGCACTCCCCACGGCCGAATTTGCCGCGCTCGCCCGATAAGCCAGCGCCAGTGGCACAACAGTTGCTGAAATCTCTGCTATAACATTTCAACCCGGATCGCTGCCCATGAGAATTGAATCCCCAAGGCCATACGGACTTCCCAATTTGGGACCGGATGCCAAGGAAACCAACGCCGAAAAGGCCCCGAAACTCCCGGAACGTGCGGTCAATCTCGCCGGCGACCAGTTTGAACTGTCGTCAGAACAAAAGGTTACGCAGGCTGCGCTGGATACGGCCCGCTCCGCCGCCCGGCTGGAGCCCCTGACCCCGGAACGGTTGGCCGAAATTCGGGAACGGCTCGCGACTGGGCAATACCTGACACCCCGGGCGGCAGACCTGACTGCTGAGGGTCTGTTAGATTTTCATCAGTAACCGAATTGCCCTGACCGGCTCCCGCGAGATGCGCCAAGGAGCCGGATTTCCATGCTTCCCGGCTTGCTTTGTCAAAGTGCCTCTGGTCTGCCTGACCGAGGCACTTTTCGTGGTACGAATGTTGCCCAATTACAAGTGAATCAAAGTGTATTGACACGTTTGGATACGTCAACTTGTTGATCAACCCCCTACCTTCGCCGCATGTCCTGATCATTGACGATGACCAGGATGTCTCCAGCGTGCTCGGTGCGGCTCTCGAAGTCGTCGGTTGCACCGTGACGATTGAGACCAACTCGGCGCGGGCCGAAGATACGTGTCAGAGCGCCAACCCGGACCTCATTCTGGTGGACATGATGATGCCGGGTCGGAACGGCATTGACCTGATTCGACCGCTAAATGAAATCGCACCGGAGGCGATCATCTGCCTTATGACCGGCTTGGGCGATCCCGGTATCATGCAGAAGTCGCTAACACTCGGCGCCTGGAACGTGCTCTGCAAACCGTACTCGCTGTCGGATATCGCCGAGCTGATTGACCTGAGTCTGCGGCTGTCTGAATCCCTGCGCCACGAGGCCGGTGCCGGATATGTGTCCAACGAATTGCAGCTCGAGTTTCCCGGTGACCACAAACCGGTACCTGCGGATCTGGCGCGCTTAATCGCCGTGGCCGCAGAATCAACAGAAAACCGTGATGTGGCCTACCGCCGCTTGCCGCTCCTCGCCGCTGAATTGATGGACAATGCCGTCGAACATGGAACACACGGTGATCCTGCCGCCCGCTATGGCGTGACGCTCAACAGCGACGGCGGAGAAACCACTCTGAAAATCTGGGACAGTGGCAGCGGCTTCGACGGGAACACCGTCATGCGGCAATGCCGCTTCGCACCGCCCCACGGCAAGCTCAGCGGACTGCAATTGGCCGCGGCGCTCGCCGATAAGGTGTCCTTCGCTAAGAATCCTCGACGGTCACCGTCGTCTGGCATAATCGAATCGTCCAAGAGCAATGAGCTTGAATCGTCACCCCTGCGAGTCCCCAGTCCGCCCCGCGCCGGCGGACTGGCGACCGTGTTGATCGCCGTGCCGGATGAAGGCGTGCGGGCACTGATCAAACACACGCTCCACAGCGTTGAGGGCGTCGAAGCCCAATTCGCGGCCAATGGAAACGATGCGGTTCGCATGATCGAGACGCGCATGCCCGCCGTGGTCATCGCGGATGTAAATCTGCCCGACTTGGACGGGTTCCGCCTCTGCCGATTGCTGAAACTGCCGCTGCATAGCGGTACGGATCAGGTTCCCGTCGTTTTAGTCGGGACCTCGTATCGTGACGTTGTCGCCGAGCACGTCGCGCGCAAAGCGCAGGCCTACGCCTTCTTAAAACTGCCTGAAGAGATCGGTCTTCTGCCGCGTACCGTCGAGCTGGCGCTGCACAGGCTGCTTACCTCGCCCAAAGACCGCCAACTGCTGACGCACAAAGGCGATGTGCAAATGGTCACGGCTGACGACAGCTTAGGTCACACGCTGCTCACCGCGCTCGAATTGGACGGATGGCGCACCGAACGCGCGCGCTCAATGCAGGAAGCGACGACCGCCTGGCCAGCGCGCCTGCCGCAAGTGCTCTTCGTGGACGTTCCGCTGAGCGGACATACCGTGCTGCCGGATGTGCTGAGCGGTTCCGCCTACGACCGGCCTGTCGTGATCGCCATGCTGCACCGCGCTGAACCCGATGTCCTGTTGGAGCTGATGCAGCACGGTGTGGATGACTATCTGATCCTGCCCTGTGATCCTGCCCGCGTGGTCTCGGCATGCGGCGATGCGCGCGTGAAGTACAACTTCCGTAGCATGCATCAGGAATTTGAAACGCACCTGATTAAGCTAAAGTCGGTCAGCGACTATCTTGAGTTGGTCATCACGCATTCTCATGAAGCAATCTTCACCTGCGACCCGACCGGAGTCGTCAAACTGTGGAATAAAGGAGCCGAACGCGTCTACGGGTATGAAGCAGAGGAAATCATCGGCAAGAATGTGGATGACTACCTCGATCCGCCCGGATTCACCCGTAAGTCACCGAGCGTCGTGCGCCTCCTCCAACAGCGCGGTTCCATGACGGATCCCGAAGTTGAGCGGCAGCGCAAGAACGGCGAAGTCTTCCCGGTTTCCGCGACGTACACCCTGATCAAGGACGAGAGTGGCGAAGTCCTTGGCTTCTCGGTCATTGAACGCGATGTCACTCCGATCAAAGCGCTCGAAAACGAACGGATCAAGTCGGCCCGACTGCGCGCCATTACCCAAACCGCGGTGACCGCGAATGACCATATCAATACGCCGCTCGGCATCATTCTCGGCTACGCCCAATTCCTCGAATTGAAATTCGCCGCCGCCGATGCGCAGGACAAACAGGCTCTTGAAGTCATCCAACAGCAGGTGCACAAGATCAAGGGCATCATGAACAAATTGAAACTGATCTCGGACCCCATCGTGAAGAACTACTCCATTGAGGGGTGACCATGCTGGACCTGTCCAACTCACAACTCACAAGCGAATCTGCAAATTAGCCATAGAAATGCCGCGAGGTCTCAATGGAATCTCTGAAGAAAAAAGTTCTGGTGGTGGACGACGACGAAGTGATCCGCGATCTCCTGATCAACTTCTTGAAGTTCTCGGGCTACGAAGGCATCGGCGCGCCTAACGGCCAGAAAGCCCTGGAAATGATCATCGCCGATGCGCCCGACATGATCATCACCGACATTCATATGCCGCTGATGAACGGCTTCCAGCTCCTGCGCGCCGTCAAGCGCATTAACCCCGACTTGCCCGTGATCTTCATCACCGGCTTCGCCCACTTCCGCCGCTTCTTCGCGGACAAAACGGCTCGCGCTGACGGGTTCCTCGAAAAACCGTTCTCGCTCGAGGCCATAGACGGTCTGGTCAAGAAGTACCTGTAACAGCGGGACGCTTGACTTTCTTGGTCGGCTGGGCTATCTTGCTATCGCACTATGCTTGACCGAGAAATTCTAATTGTTGATGATGACGCCGCGGCCCGCGAGGCGTTGGCGACTGTGCTCTCCGAGCATGGCTTTGCCGTGCATCAGGCCGGCGATGGGGCGGCCGCTCTGGCGCTGCTGCACCGCCGCCGCGAAATCCGCGTCTTGCTGACCGATGTCCGCTTGCCCGGCATGGACGGCATCGAACTTCTGGCCAAGACCCGGCTGGCCGACCCCACGGTTCATGTGATTCTGGTCACCGCCTTCGCGCAACGCAACTTGGCGTTGCGCGCGTTGAAGCATGGAGCAGCCGACTTCCTGCCCAAACCGGTGGATTCGGCAACGCTCTTGAACGTGGTGGAACGCTGCTTCTACCGCTCCCGGCTCGATAAACTCGCGGCCATCGGGAAAGAGGCATTGGGTAAGCTGCGCAGCCGCGCCGTGCTCTGCTCAATGACGGAACAGTTCTGTCGGTGGCCCCCGACGTGGCCAAACTGTTGGGTGCGGGCCAGACGGTCATCACCGGGCAGAAGCTCTGGCAGGTGACCGGAATGCTCGAATTGCGCAAGCTGTTTGAACACGATCTCGGCGGACCTGTGGTGATCCCACGCGGCGAATTCTCGGTTCAGATTCAAAAACTGCCGCTGGATCCCGACGGACAGCAAGTTGTATTGCTCCTAACTGATATCTCCAGCCTGCGCCAGATCCAGCGCGACCTGCTCGCGGTCACTGAGGATATTGAAGCACGCGTCGCCGAACGGACGCGCTTTTTGTCCGAAGAAATTGAGTTTAGCGACCGCCTGTTGGATACGGCTGATGTGCTCATTGCCTATGTCAATCCCGACGGCCGACTTGAGCGCTGGAACGATTTCGCCGAGCAAGTCACCGGCATGCGCATGGAGGAGGCCGCCCAGCAGATCAGCGAGTACTATCGTGATCGCAACGCGCCGTTGGCGGAGGTATTTGATCCCGCGTGGGAGCATGAAGTGACCGCGCGAATTGCCCCCATCATGGGACCGGAGAATAGTTCGCGGTTGCTCACGTGGAGCGCCCGCCGTTTTCGCGAAGGACCCGGACGGCATGGCCGGTTAATCGTCGGCATGGACGTGACCGAGCAGAAACAGCTCGAATCCACTTTGCAGCACTACAATGCGTACCTCGAAGATATCGTGCGTCAACGGTCGCGGGAACTGAAAACGAAGAACGCGCAATTGATACACACCGCGCGCCTCGCGTCGCTCGGCGAAATGGTCGGCTCGATCGCGCATGAGATGAAACAGCCGCTAAATGTCATCGGCATTACGGCGGACTTGATCAAACTCCTGCGCAGAAATGGCAAGTTGACTGACGACCTGCTCGAGAACAATCTCGAAAGATTCGTGCAACGGTGGACCGTATGTCCACGACCATCAACCATCTGCGCGGGTTCACCCATGTAGACACCACGACGTTCAAGCGGCTGACGCTCGCCGACGTGGCCCAGGGCGCGATGACACTTGTCGGGGCGCAAATCGGCCAGGATGATATCGAGATTCGTGTCAACGTGCCGCCTGACGCCGCCACGTTCCGCGGCGACCGCAATCAAATCAGGCAGGTGCTGATTAATCTGCTGGTCAATGCCCGCGACGCCGTGCTCGATGCCGCGGCCTCGGGGCACAATGCTGCCGACCGGCGAGTGATTGACCTGCGCGCGGTGAGCACCAGCGACGACAAGTGGCTGGCGGTTGAAGTGGAAGATCGCGGCGGCGGAATGGCCGCTGAAGTCGTTCAGCACATCTTTGAACCGTTCTATACGACAAAGGCGCGTCGCGCGGCACAGGACTCGGTCTGTCCATCTGCCTGAACATTGTCCGTGCACATGGCGGTGATATTGAAGTCGAGTCTACACCCGGTATGGGCAGCGTCTTCCGACTGCTCCTGCCCGTAGACATGGAAGCCGAGCTAACACCGGAACGACGCTGAATACGGATGAATAGCTAAGTCGTTGCACAGGAGGTCTCGTGACTGCTCAACTCTCTTGGTTTGAACAATGGGATCGCGCGGTATTTGGCATGGTGAACCAGCTCTTCACGAGCTCGTTCTTCGATGCGATCATGCCTGCGCTTTCCGATATGCGATTGTGGATGATCCCGCTCGGCTTAGTGTGGGTCATCTTCTTCTTTCGCACCAAGCGCCGCGGCCGCATCGTTGCGCTTTGCTGTTTCCTCGTTGTGGCCGCCACCGATCAACTGGCTGCTACGGTCATCAAACCCGCCGTCCAGCGGATTCGACCGTGTAACGTCATTCCGCAGACGCATTACTATGACGAGGATAAGGAACGGTGGATCTACACGGACAAGTTCGCTTTGACAACGTACAAATCGTCCTTCAGCTTTCCGTCCAATCATGCCGCTAACATGGCCGGGCAGGCTATCTACTGGAGCTACTTCTATCCCCAGATTAGCCCCGTGCTGATCATTAGTGCGCTCGTCGTGGGTTATAGCCGTGTCTACCTCGGTTATCACTACCCGACTGACGTTGCGGCCGGGTATCTGCTGGGTATCTTCGTCGCGCTGCTGATTGCCTGGCCGATGCGCGTCTGGATTCTGCCCGATGAGTAGGCCGAATAACTGCTAACAAAAGCCCTGCTTCGCCATGAAGCAGGGCTTTCCTGACCAGAATATCTGTTTAGCGGAACATCGCCTTGATGGATCCCCACGTCTGCTGGACCGCCGAGAAATTTAGCGAAACTTCCAGCGACTGGGAGAAGGTGAAAGTGCCGTCGTCGTTCAAGAGCTTCAATCGGTAGAAAAACATCCGTTCGCGCTCAACATCCAGCGGACTCTCATCCGTATAGGCATACTCTGAGAACGATCCACGGGCGTCAATCTGGCCGACCGGAATGAAATTTGTGCCGTCTGCAGAGCGCTCGACGACGAACTTCTGGAAGTCAATCTCCTGCCCAGTGCGCCACTCCAGCCGGGCGTGATCACCCAGACTGTAGACGTTCCAAGGTCAACACCTCCACGCCCGCCCACGTGGCCGGGGCGAGGGCTGCCAAGACAATCAATGTTGCGAACCATCGCTTCAGCATGTGCATCCTTCGAGGCTTTTCGATTCGTCAATAATAACGAACCCACGGCTGAGTCAACCGCCGGGCCAATTCCTGATTGTCCAGCCCGGGCATGAAACATATCTATAAC
Proteins encoded:
- a CDS encoding response regulator, producing MLINPLPSPHVLIIDDDQDVSSVLGAALEVVGCTVTIETNSARAEDTCQSANPDLILVDMMMPGRNGIDLIRPLNEIAPEAIICLMTGLGDPGIMQKSLTLGAWNVLCKPYSLSDIAELIDLSLRLSESLRHEAGAGYVSNELQLEFPGDHKPVPADLARLIAVAAESTENRDVAYRRLPLLAAELMDNAVEHGTHGDPAARYGVTLNSDGGETTLKIWDSGSGFDGNTVMRQCRFAPPHGKLSGLQLAAALADKVSFAKNPRRSPSSGIIESSKSNELESSPLRVPSPPRAGGLATVLIAVPDEGVRALIKHTLHSVEGVEAQFAANGNDAVRMIETRMPAVVIADVNLPDLDGFRLCRLLKLPLHSGTDQVPVVLVGTSYRDVVAEHVARKAQAYAFLKLPEEIGLLPRTVELALHRLLTSPKDRQLLTHKGDVQMVTADDSLGHTLLTALELDGWRTERARSMQEATTAWPARLPQVLFVDVPLSGHTVLPDVLSGSAYDRPVVIAMLHRAEPDVLLELMQHGVDDYLILPCDPARVVSACGDARVKYNFRSMHQEFETHLIKLKSVSDYLELVITHSHEAIFTCDPTGVVKLWNKGAERVYGYEAEEIIGKNVDDYLDPPGFTRKSPSVVRLLQQRGSMTDPEVERQRKNGEVFPVSATYTLIKDESGEVLGFSVIERDVTPIKALENERIKSARLRAITQTAVTANDHINTPLGIILGYAQFLELKFAAADAQDKQALEVIQQQVHKIKGIMNKLKLISDPIVKNYSIEG
- the fliS gene encoding flagellar export chaperone FliS, which produces MKVAPNFSTYRVMDAACSTPQLVLMLCDGAIRYTREAADHMHHNRWTEKGQAIESAIECIGELRKTLNLSESSEIVRQLDNTYSFLSTKLTIGNAKRDISQLHQVADALAQIRTGWAELFERLKAQGALPTAEFAALAR
- a CDS encoding response regulator, which translates into the protein MESLKKKVLVVDDDEVIRDLLINFLKFSGYEGIGAPNGQKALEMIIADAPDMIITDIHMPLMNGFQLLRAVKRINPDLPVIFITGFAHFRRFFADKTARADGFLEKPFSLEAIDGLVKKYL
- a CDS encoding response regulator, which translates into the protein MLDREILIVDDDAAAREALATVLSEHGFAVHQAGDGAAALALLHRRREIRVLLTDVRLPGMDGIELLAKTRLADPTVHVILVTAFAQRNLALRALKHGAADFLPKPVDSATLLNVVERCFYRSRLDKLAAIGKEALGKLRSRAVLCSMTEQFCRWPPTWPNCWVRARRSSPGRSSGR
- a CDS encoding flagellar biosynthesis anti-sigma factor FlgM, which codes for MRIESPRPYGLPNLGPDAKETNAEKAPKLPERAVNLAGDQFELSSEQKVTQAALDTARSAARLEPLTPERLAEIRERLATGQYLTPRAADLTAEGLLDFHQ
- the fliD gene encoding flagellar filament capping protein FliD gives rise to the protein MSQPSTTVSGLVSGIDWDSTIQQLMQIERRRLALYEERKSDNETKLNLWAQIQGKISGLQGAAQNLDRRSEFVVKSASSSDSSVVTVQASSSAARGSHTVEVLALAKAHSIAAQGFNDKNSVGVGDSGGDLVIQIGDETITIADADLSSATTLEQLKNLINNSGDNDNLLTASILDDGSSSGRYRLVLTANDPGLDHRISLSSNPTTLNFTGKVIDAAETGSGWSGTSTLTSGGSYSGTVNKSFVFTVTNGGTVGTTNGIQLAWTDSAGNSGTLTVNSGDVGTPVTVANGVTMTFGAGTLVTGDSFSTDVFVPTLTDAQNANVRIDGIYVSQSSNTIENFLDGVTLNLLAADVGNEVTVAVDDDKEAMKNKIRGFVDAYNSVMQDISTYSAYDEENEAAAPLLGDGFLASIRSELSAVVAQQAAVLPTDQELTHLADVGILSSSRGLLTIDEADLSAALDDRFDEVVNLFTQSFEAGDNKIGLVSSNEVTRGGNYSLVVNYGANGVPTSATINGQAATIDGFLIRGAADTAVEGLTLSFTPPGTGIAGSVNTSFRLGKGITELVATAASAITDEDTGTVHYAQQNLETQNENLDRQIVSWERRLKTTEDQLRRQYSNLETLLSRMRNQSNYLAGVLG
- a CDS encoding PAS domain-containing protein, which produces MAKLLGAGQTVITGQKLWQVTGMLELRKLFEHDLGGPVVIPRGEFSVQIQKLPLDPDGQQVVLLLTDISSLRQIQRDLLAVTEDIEARVAERTRFLSEEIEFSDRLLDTADVLIAYVNPDGRLERWNDFAEQVTGMRMEEAAQQISEYYRDRNAPLAEVFDPAWEHEVTARIAPIMGPENSSRLLTWSARRFREGPGRHGRLIVGMDVTEQKQLESTLQHYNAYLEDIVRQRSRELKTKNAQLIHTARLASLGEMVGSIAHEMKQPLNVIGITADLIKLLRRNGKLTDDLLENNLERFVQRWTVCPRPSTICAGSPM
- a CDS encoding phosphatase PAP2 family protein; its protein translation is MTAQLSWFEQWDRAVFGMVNQLFTSSFFDAIMPALSDMRLWMIPLGLVWVIFFFRTKRRGRIVALCCFLVVAATDQLAATVIKPAVQRIRPCNVIPQTHYYDEDKERWIYTDKFALTTYKSSFSFPSNHAANMAGQAIYWSYFYPQISPVLIISALVVGYSRVYLGYHYPTDVAAGYLLGIFVALLIAWPMRVWILPDE